TTTCGCAACAACCTCGTCGAATTTGGCGTTGTTGATCTTGTAGTTTTGACATAGAGGGTGTTCAGGCTGTAGCTCCAGGAGCTGGGATCTCAATTCGTCGACACGGCCACCTTGCATAGCTGTGAGTGTGATTTTATtcgcaagaagctgggGTGTGTATAATCTAGCGGACTCTTGTTGGTTTTGGTAGTACTCCGATTCCAAGAGGTCGACAATTGCCTGAGCTTCTGGAAGGTGCGACTGCTGTAGGTGCAAGCTCATCAGTCCCAGCTGAGACTTCCAACTGGGCAGCGTCTGGCAGAGCTCCTCATAGAAGTAGAAGTTGGAGCCTGTGATCTCACGCCCCGCAACAAAGTTAACGCATGACTCTGCGAGATTGATGATAATCTCGTCTTCGTTTGCGTATTCCTCATGTGCGGCCAGGAAGTTCTGCAAGATGCTGGAAGCGGTTGATTCAGACCTATTGCTGGAGTCCGACACGGCTATTTGGACTGCTAGCAGTACTAGCTCGGCTAAGCCTTGTGTTTCATTGCTATCGAGTCCCTCTAGGCATGTCTTCACCGCGTCCTCATTTTGGCCTTGGATGGCCTGCGCTGAAGCCAACAGGTTTAGAGAAAATGCGCTTTTGCTGCTCGAGACGGCCGACTCTAGATCTTGCAGGCTTCCACTGCCTGCAACTATATCAGCGTAGGTGTTGAAGGCGGTTGCTATCCCCGATTGAGAGCTTTCTTTCTCGTATTCTCCCAGCGCTATCAAGCTCTTAGCCCTATAGAAAACAACGGCATCCTGATCCGAAGAGGCGACCTTTTCGATCTCTTGAAGAGCCTGCTTATAGTTTCCAGAGTAGTACTGCTGCTTAACGGTAAAGAGGTCCATTACAGTGGCTCTCGTCCTCTTGGGTGCTGTGTTTATGTTATGTTTTTAGCTAAATGGACAAGTAAATCAATTGCCTATCACTTTTTCTATTTCAATACTGGAAAGTTTATGATTCTCCCTGGACAAGACACGAACAGAGCCCTTGCGctacaagaagcttcaCTTGTTCCTTGCTACAGTGCTTATTTCAATAATGGATGATAACAGGAAATCGGATGGGCAAGGCGAAAGAAAGACGGCCCTAATGGAAAGTCCGTGGTTTAAGGAAGCTTACAATTCAGCACTGAAGttttatgaaaaagacagcgCTCTGGACTCGAAAGATAGATTAGAGCTCTCTAGGACATTTGTTTCGATTGCAAGGGCCGAGTTGTGGGGTGGCTGGGCTGCTTTTGCTCTTGTTTTCGGCGCCCCTTTCGGCTACAGGCTTTATAAGACCGGCGCGGTCAGGGGAGTCAAAGTACCTCGAAACTTTGTTCTCGGGCTCTTCGCGATGTTCACCACAACTCAGGCATGCGGAAGATATGCATTTAATTCTAAGCTGGCTCAACTACAAAACGATGGGAACTTCACACCACGCGGATCATTCGGAGACGACGATGACCAATCTCGCCCAGAAACAAACCAGCAGCGCCAATACGAGATGATGAAGCTAGTCGGATACGGAATGGCTCCAAAGTGGGGCAACTACTTCTATACCACATTTCACAACCCGGAGAAGCGGCTGCCAAATCCTAAGGTCAAACTTCAGGAAATGAAAGAAggcaaaacttcaaacaTCTCCCCCATCCTGAACCAGCGGGACCCCTTGGGGCTCTATACGGGGCCCGGGTCGGAAAAGAAAAGGGGCATCCCGCAAGGCAATGGTGAGCAGTCCGGAGCAACATCTAGCACATCAGATAAGGACGGGGTTGAGACTGGTACAACGACGGGCTCTTCTTGGGACAGGTTGCGTCAAGAGAACGGCATCACTACCAAATCCCCAGGCGGAAGATGGTCCCAAATTAGGAAGGCGCCTAGCGACGGCTCAGATATCTTTGGATCCTCGCAACCATCACAATCCTCACAGTTTTCTGAACAGCCTACCGATGACTCTCAAGGAGCCGAGGGTGCTCAGGAAGACTTTGACGCCctgcttgaaaaggaaaGGCGTGGTGAGGATACCGTCTAAGAAGCAGTAATGAAGCTAGGGTTTTATATATTCGTAAATAGCATTGCTCAATACATGGAGACTGCATGACGAGAGCTGAGGTTACTCTTAGAGACTAGTTCAAGACGTTATCTAGTCTCTTTTCTTccttcagtttcttgagctgctgTAGCACGGTTTCGAATGCAATGGTGGCGTTCTTACCTTGCTGTTCTATCACATCTCTGTTTCTGATGTTGACGGATTTCTCAGTCATTTCCTGCTCGCCAAcaatgaagatgaagttGTATTTCAACATTTGACCGTTTCTGACCTTCTTTTGCAAGGTGTTACCAGTCAAGTCGACATCTGCGTAGAAGTCCTGTTCACAGAGTTTGTCACGCACTTCCTGAGCGTATTCTTGGTATTTCACACCAACAGGGACCACCAACACTTGACGTGGAGACAACCAGAATGGCCACTTGCCAGCAAAGTGTTCGGTCAAAATAGCAGTCATTCTTTCAACAGAACCCAGGATGGCACGGTGAATCATCACAGGTCTCTCGTAGTTTTCATTCTCTTGGTTGTCCTTGGACTTGAACTCCAGCTCGAATCTGTTTGGCAATTGGAAGTCAAGCTGAATGGTGGCACACTGATGCCATCTTCTTAGCGCATCAGAGATCTTGATGTCGATCTTAGGGCCGTAGAAGGCACCATCGCCTGGGTTCAGCTCCCAGTTGCCACCCCACTTCCTCAAAGCAGATTCCAGCTTAGCCTCGGCGTTGTTCCAAGTCTCAATCTCACCGACGAACTTCTCTGGACGTGTTGAGAGTTCCATCTTGAACTCAAAGCCGAACACTCCATACACGTATTGCAGGAAGCTGAAGCAGTTTTCGATTTCCTGCTCAATCTGGTTCTGAGCGCAGAAAATGTGAGCATCGTCCTGTTGGAATCTTCTAACACGAGTCAAACCGGTGAGTGCACCGGAAAACTCGTTTCTGTGGATGACACCAAAGTCGGCAACCCTCCATGGCAGCTCCTTGTAGGAACGCTCTCTGGACTTGAACAAGATACAGTGGCCGGGGCAGTTCATTGGCTTTAAACCGAAAGTCTCCTTCTCAACTTCGAAGGTGAAcatgttttctttgtagTTGCCCCAGTGACCAGAAGTTTCCCACAGCTTGGAGTTATACATGTTTGGAGTGATAACCTCATCGAAGCCTCTCTTACGGTACTCGGCCCTCATCAGGTCGACCAGGTTGTTGTAGATTCTGGTACCGTGAGGGAGCCAGAAGCAGGACCCTGGAGACATCTCATTGAAGTAGAAAAGCTCTTGCTCCCTACCAATCTTTCTGTGGTCTCTCATGGATGCTTCGGCCAAAAACTTTAGGTGCGCGTCCATCAACTTCTTGTCTGGGAAAGAGATACCGTAGATTCTCTGCAAAGAGTCGTTGTTAGAGTCTCCCAAAAAGTAGCAGGAAGagtttttcagaagcttgaaGGCCTTGATGCGGCCTGTGTGAGGGATGTGTGGGCCCACACACAAGTCGATCAGCTTACCGCAACGGTAGACCGTGGTAGAACCTCCATCTGGAACCTTAGTTGACACCAAATAggtcttgaacttggagTAGTGGAACATTTTGAGCAGGTCTTCCTTGGACATGACCAGTCTCTCAAACTTTTgcttctccttgatgaCATTCTTGGAGACACTCTCCAAGGCGGGGAAGTCGTTCTGAGACACAGTTCTCTCTGGTGCGTCAGCAGGCGCGTTAGGAGCGTTCTTGACAGCAAACTCATAGAAAAACCCGTCTTCGGTTGGAGGACCCAGGCAGATATGGGCGCCTAGGTTACACTCGCAGGCCTCACCGAGCACGTGTGCAGAAGAGTGCCAGAAAACCCTCTTACCCTCGTCGGAGTCAAAgtcgaaaaactcgagCTTGACCTCATCGCCCTCCTTACCCTCCAAGggtctttcaagatccCACAGCTGACCGTTGGCCTTGGAAATGCACTGTTTGTCGGGGAACGACTTAGCGATCTGCTTGGCAATGTCCATAGGAGTGGTCTCCCACGCAGTGGCCTCTTTCTCGGAACCGTCCTTCAACACGACTTTGATAGGGACACGTGGCATCTGCTCGACCTTCTCTTGGTActccttcaacaatttgtcgaagagctggttTCTCTCATCGATGAAATCTGGCTCAGGGTCTAGATAAAGCGAGCTCTGCTTCGAGTCTTGCTTATTCTTCGACTTTCCGTTGCCCTTCTCTGAACTTTTGTTGTCTTTGTTGTCGAGGACAAGGTCTTTGACCTTTTCCTCAACCCTGTTGACGGCCTCTTTGACACTCATCGTGGATAGTTGCGGTCGAATTGGTTACGCTGTATTCTTGAAATGAGTCTTAAGTATATTTGAACAGTGAGATAGATTGATTGAtattctgaaaaattttatcGCTCACTCTAGACGTGAATACTGAGGCTAACTAAAGAGCCTGACCAGACTCAGCGATGTATCGGACACCGTCAATGAAATCCAATGCTCTCACGGGTGGATTTGACGTTACTAGTGTCCAGCGCTGCACTCCCGAGCATGGATAGTTCCCTTCTGGAATATAATTCCGTGCGTGGTGATCGATTGTACTAGCTTGCTTTATTTGGCAAAGCG
Above is a genomic segment from Lachancea thermotolerans CBS 6340 chromosome A complete sequence containing:
- the RCI37 gene encoding Rci37p (similar to uniprot|P40508 Saccharomyces cerevisiae YIL077C Hypothetical ORF), whose amino-acid sequence is MDDNRKSDGQGERKTALMESPWFKEAYNSALKFYEKDSALDSKDRLELSRTFVSIARAELWGGWAAFALVFGAPFGYRLYKTGAVRGVKVPRNFVLGLFAMFTTTQACGRYAFNSKLAQLQNDGNFTPRGSFGDDDDQSRPETNQQRQYEMMKLVGYGMAPKWGNYFYTTFHNPEKRLPNPKVKLQEMKEGKTSNISPILNQRDPLGLYTGPGSEKKRGIPQGNGEQSGATSSTSDKDGVETGTTTGSSWDRLRQENGITTKSPGGRWSQIRKAPSDGSDIFGSSQPSQSSQFSEQPTDDSQGAEGAQEDFDALLEKERRGEDTV
- the THS1 gene encoding threonine--tRNA ligase THS1 (highly similar to uniprot|P04801 Saccharomyces cerevisiae YIL078W THS1 Threonyl-tRNA synthetase cytoplasmic), encoding MSVKEAVNRVEEKVKDLVLDNKDNKSSEKGNGKSKNKQDSKQSSLYLDPEPDFIDERNQLFDKLLKEYQEKVEQMPRVPIKVVLKDGSEKEATAWETTPMDIAKQIAKSFPDKQCISKANGQLWDLERPLEGKEGDEVKLEFFDFDSDEGKRVFWHSSAHVLGEACECNLGAHICLGPPTEDGFFYEFAVKNAPNAPADAPERTVSQNDFPALESVSKNVIKEKQKFERLVMSKEDLLKMFHYSKFKTYLVSTKVPDGGSTTVYRCGKLIDLCVGPHIPHTGRIKAFKLLKNSSCYFLGDSNNDSLQRIYGISFPDKKLMDAHLKFLAEASMRDHRKIGREQELFYFNEMSPGSCFWLPHGTRIYNNLVDLMRAEYRKRGFDEVITPNMYNSKLWETSGHWGNYKENMFTFEVEKETFGLKPMNCPGHCILFKSRERSYKELPWRVADFGVIHRNEFSGALTGLTRVRRFQQDDAHIFCAQNQIEQEIENCFSFLQYVYGVFGFEFKMELSTRPEKFVGEIETWNNAEAKLESALRKWGGNWELNPGDGAFYGPKIDIKISDALRRWHQCATIQLDFQLPNRFELEFKSKDNQENENYERPVMIHRAILGSVERMTAILTEHFAGKWPFWLSPRQVLVVPVGVKYQEYAQEVRDKLCEQDFYADVDLTGNTLQKKVRNGQMLKYNFIFIVGEQEMTEKSVNIRNRDVIEQQGKNATIAFETVLQQLKKLKEEKRLDNVLN
- the SEC28 gene encoding coatomer subunit epsilon (similar to uniprot|P40509 Saccharomyces cerevisiae YIL076W SEC28 Part of a heptameric protein complex that regulates retrograde Golgi-to-ER protein traffic in eukaryotic cells coatomer forms the COP I vesicle coat whose functions are essential epsilon-COP coatomer subunit Sec28p), which encodes MDLFTVKQQYYSGNYKQALQEIEKVASSDQDAVVFYRAKSLIALGEYEKESSQSGIATAFNTYADIVAGSGSLQDLESAVSSSKSAFSLNLLASAQAIQGQNEDAVKTCLEGLDSNETQGLAELVLLAVQIAVSDSSNRSESTASSILQNFLAAHEEYANEDEIIINLAESCVNFVAGREITGSNFYFYEELCQTLPSWKSQLGLMSLHLQQSHLPEAQAIVDLLESEYYQNQQESARLYTPQLLANKITLTAMQGGRVDELRSQLLELQPEHPLCQNYKINNAKFDEVVAKYA